The genomic region TCGCGAAATCGACGCAGCAGCGGCGGCAGAAGATACGTCGCCGCCGTGCTGCTGGCCCCTACGGAGAGATGTCCAGAGACGCCTTGCGCCACATCCCCCACCGCTCGCCGCGCTTCATCCGCCAGACGCAGTATCTCCAACGCGTACGGATACAGCGCGGCGCCGGCCGCCGTCAATTCCACGCGACGCCCCAGACGGTCCAGCAGCCGCGTGCGCAGTTCCTGCTCCAGGGCCGCGATCTGCCGGGTTACCGCCGGCTGCGTCAGCGACAGCTCCTCCGCCGCCCGTGTAAAGTTCTTCTCGGAAGCGATCTTGACGAACGCCTCCAATTGCCTCAGTTCCATATGCCCCTACTATGTGATTTTGTTATCGCTCAGATAAATAACTTTCATTTGCATTATACCAGCGGACACAGTACAATAGAGTCAATCACCGATGAAGAAACAGGAGGATGGCGAGTATGAGCACGAACAGCGAAGCGGCGGCTCCGGCGCGCTCGGCGAAAGAGCAATTCGATAAGCAAGCCGCGCATTACAATGCGCAGTGGAACACATGGAGCGCGGAGACGCTCGATTGGCTCCTCGCCAACTCCGGGCATCGACCCACGGACAGAGTTCTGGATGTCGCTACGGGAACAGGCTTTACGGCGCTGGCCTTCGCGCCGCATGTGGCCGAAGTCGTTGGCGGCGATGTCTCGACCGGGATGCTGGAGCAGGCGCGCAAGCAGGCGGAAGAGCGCGGCGTGACCAACGCCACCTTCCAGGAAGCTCCCGCCGAAGCCCTGCCCTATCCCGACGCAGCGTTCGATATCGTCGTCAGCCGGATCGCGCCCCATCACTTTCTGAATATCCAAAAATTTGCTTCCGAAGCGGCTCGAGTCTTAAAGTCCGGCGGCCGGTTGGCGCTCGTGGACACCAGCGTTCCCGACGACGATTGGGAAGCCGCCGATTGGCAGAACGCCGTGGAGGTCCTGCGCGATCCGTCCCATGTGCGCAACTATACGCCCCGAGAATGGCGCAAGATCTGGGAAGACGCCGGCCTGACTGTGGAGACCATTGGCGACGCCGGCGGCGGCATCACCATCCCGCTGTCCGATTGGATCTTCAAAGCGGGCTGCACGCCGGATCAGGCGCAGCAAGTCCGCGACCAATTTGCGAACGCTCCCGAGAGCGCGAAGGCAATTTACAATATCGTGACACAGCCCGACGGCGAGACGGTGTTTACATGGCGGCGGGTAGCGGTTCGCGCGGTGAAGCCGTAAAAATAGTCCATCATTCGAGAGTATAATATTTGCTGTACTGCCAAGCAGGAGGAATTTCTATGGCGAAAACAATGTTCGAAAAGATCTGGGAGGCGCATGTCGTGCGCGAGGCGGAAGGTCAGACCTTGCTGTACATCGACCTGCACCTCGTCCACGAAGTCACGTCGCCCCAGGCGTTTGAGGGTCTGCGTCTGAGCGGACGCAAAGTGCGCCGCCCCGACCTGACCGTGGCGACGATGGACCACAATGTCCCCACCACCAGCCGCTTGCTGCCGATCGCCGACCCGATCTCGCGTCTCCAAATGGATACGCTCTCGGAGAACTGCAAGGAGTTCGGCGTCACGCTCTATGACCTGCACAATAAGAAGCAGGGCATCGTTCACGTCATCGGACCCGAGCAGGGTCTGACCCAGCCCGGCATGACGATTGTCTGCGGCGACAGCCACACCAGCACGCACGGCGCCTTCGGCTCGCTCGCCTTCGGCATCGGAACCAGCGAAGTCGAGCACGTACTCGCCACCCAGACGCTGCCGCAAACACGCCCGAAGACGATGGAGATCCGCGTCGACGGCCAGCTCGGGCCGGGCGTCACCGCCAAGGATGTTATTCTGGCGATCATCGGCAAGATCGGCACCGACGGCGCCACGGGATACGCCGTGGAGTATACGGGCGAAGTTATCCGCAGCCTGTCCATGGAAGGCCGTATGACGATCTGTAACATGAGTATCGAAGCGGGCGCTCGCGCCGGCATGATCGCGCCGGATGAGAAGACGTTTGAATACGTCAAGGGCCGCCCCTTCGCTCCAGAAGGCGCGGACTGGGACGCCGCCATCGCCGAGTGGAGTGCGCTGCCGACCGACGAAGGCGCAACGTTTGACACGCTCGTCACCCTGCACGCCGACGACATCGCGCCGTACGTCACCTGGGGCACCAGTCCCGGTATGGTCGCGCCGATCACCGCCAATGTCCCCACTCCCGAGGACATTACGGATGAGACCGACCGCAAAGCGACCGAGCGCGCCCTGGAGTATATGGGCCTGACGGCCGGCGCACCGCTGCGCGAACTGACGCTCGACAAAGTCTTCATCGGCTCTTGCACCAACGGACGCATCGAAGACCTGCGCGCCGCCGCCACAATCGCCAAGGGCCGCAAGGTCAGCGACCATGTGCACGCGATGGTCGTTCCCGGCTCCTTCATTGTGAAGGCGCAGGCAGAATCCGAGGGCCTGGATCAGATCTTTAAAGACGCTGGTTTCGACTGGCGCGAGGCGGGATGTTCGATGTGTCTGGCGATGAATCCGGACATTTTGCAGCCAGGCGAGCGCTGCGCATCCACCTCGAACCGCAATTTCGAGGGACGCCAGGGCAAGGGCGGCCGCACGCATTTGGTGAGCCCGCAAATGGCCGCCGCCGCCGCCATCGCCGGCCGGCTGGTGGACATTCGGGACTGGGACAAGGAGTAATCGATGGAAAAGTTCACAACATTGACCGGGATCGTCGGACCGCTGGACCGCGCCAACGCCGACACCGACCAGATCATCCCGAAGCAGTTCCTCAAGCGGATCGAGCGCACGGGCTTCGGCCAATTCTTGTTCTTCGACTGGCGCTTCCTGGATGACGGCAAGACCGAAAATCCGGAGTTCGAGCTGAACCAGCCGCAGTATAAAGGCGCGACCATTCTGCTCGCCGGCAAGAACTTTGGCTGCGGCTCCTCACGCGAGCATGCGCCGTGGGCGCTCGACGACTATGGCTTCCGTTCGATCATCGCGCCGTCCTATGCCGATATCTTCTACAACAACTGTTTCAAGAACGGTATGCTCCCGATCGTCCTCCCTGAAGAAACCGTCAAGGAGCTGATGACCAAGGCGCAGACAGAACCCGGCTATCAGATGACCATCGATCTGGAAACCCAGACCATCACTGATTCCGACGGTCTGAAGCTCTCGTTCGAAGTCGACGCATTCCGCAAGCACTGCCTGCTGAACGGCCTGGACGACATCGGCCTGACCCTCCAGCACGAGCCCGATATCACGGCGTACGAGACCAAGCGTCCATCCTGGAAGCGCGGCGCCGCGGAGCCGGTCGCGGCGTAACAAAGACCAACGAAAAGGCCGCCCGCTTGACGCGGGCGGCCTTTTTCCTTGACAGGCGTTTTTATCGCCTGTATAATTTATCACGTGAATCGCGGCCGCCTCACGCGAAGACTTCCCTGTCCATCTTAACCTCATACACTTTGGCATACATTTTGCTCGGATAATATAACTCTTGCGTCAATTACTGCAAGCCTGGAGATCGACGTCCCTCATGAGTGTTACCGTCAATAGTTCGTCCGCAACTTCCCCCGATTCGTCAGCCTCCCCCTCTCCCGCGAAGCCAATTC from Capsulimonas corticalis harbors:
- a CDS encoding class I SAM-dependent methyltransferase translates to MSTNSEAAAPARSAKEQFDKQAAHYNAQWNTWSAETLDWLLANSGHRPTDRVLDVATGTGFTALAFAPHVAEVVGGDVSTGMLEQARKQAEERGVTNATFQEAPAEALPYPDAAFDIVVSRIAPHHFLNIQKFASEAARVLKSGGRLALVDTSVPDDDWEAADWQNAVEVLRDPSHVRNYTPREWRKIWEDAGLTVETIGDAGGGITIPLSDWIFKAGCTPDQAQQVRDQFANAPESAKAIYNIVTQPDGETVFTWRRVAVRAVKP
- the leuC gene encoding 3-isopropylmalate dehydratase large subunit is translated as MAKTMFEKIWEAHVVREAEGQTLLYIDLHLVHEVTSPQAFEGLRLSGRKVRRPDLTVATMDHNVPTTSRLLPIADPISRLQMDTLSENCKEFGVTLYDLHNKKQGIVHVIGPEQGLTQPGMTIVCGDSHTSTHGAFGSLAFGIGTSEVEHVLATQTLPQTRPKTMEIRVDGQLGPGVTAKDVILAIIGKIGTDGATGYAVEYTGEVIRSLSMEGRMTICNMSIEAGARAGMIAPDEKTFEYVKGRPFAPEGADWDAAIAEWSALPTDEGATFDTLVTLHADDIAPYVTWGTSPGMVAPITANVPTPEDITDETDRKATERALEYMGLTAGAPLRELTLDKVFIGSCTNGRIEDLRAAATIAKGRKVSDHVHAMVVPGSFIVKAQAESEGLDQIFKDAGFDWREAGCSMCLAMNPDILQPGERCASTSNRNFEGRQGKGGRTHLVSPQMAAAAAIAGRLVDIRDWDKE
- the leuD gene encoding 3-isopropylmalate dehydratase small subunit: MEKFTTLTGIVGPLDRANADTDQIIPKQFLKRIERTGFGQFLFFDWRFLDDGKTENPEFELNQPQYKGATILLAGKNFGCGSSREHAPWALDDYGFRSIIAPSYADIFYNNCFKNGMLPIVLPEETVKELMTKAQTEPGYQMTIDLETQTITDSDGLKLSFEVDAFRKHCLLNGLDDIGLTLQHEPDITAYETKRPSWKRGAAEPVAA